The window TATGAATTCTTTTTGCTGTTTCGTAATAAGAACGAGGGTCTTTTGCAGGTACATTGGCAGGACAAACATGTACGTTTGCTCCCATTGTTTTTAAAACGTCAATTTTATTTTGTGAAGATTTATCGCTTACTGCTAAAATACATTTATATCCTTTTACTAGAGCTATCATTGCAATTGAGAAACCTGTATTTCCTGAAGTTGTTTCTACAATAGTATCGCCTGGTTTTAGAATTCCTTTCTTCTCAGCATTTTCAATAATATGTAATGCAATTCTATCTTTTGCTGATTGACCAGGATTAAAAGATTCTAATTTTGCGTAAAAAACACCTTCTAAATCTGTAGTAACTCTATTTAATTTAACTAATGGTGTTTGACCAATTAACTCTATAATATTATTGTAAACGTTTTGATTTCTAGTCATTTCTGTTATTAGTATTCATAAAAAAACCTCATAGACTGAATGCTATGAGGTTCTTTCAATCGACTGCAAAAGTACGTTTTCTTATAGAATTATAAAACTACAGCTTCACCTTTACTTTATCAATCTTATTTTCTAGTGCTAAAAAGAATGTATAATCTCTTGCAACTTCCTTTAAAGCATCAAATCTACCAGAAGCGCCACCATGACCAGCTTCCATATTTGTGTGCATCATTAATAAATTATCGTCAGTTTTTAACTCACGCAATTTTGCCACCCATTTTGCTGGTTCCCAATATTGTACTTGACTATCGTGTAAACCTGTTGTTACCAACATATTTGGATACGTTTGTGCTTTTACTTGATCATATGGTGAATATGATTTTATATAGTCGTAATATTCTTTATCCTTCGGATTTCCCCATTCATCAAACTCTCCAGTTGTTAACGGAATACTTTCATCTAACATGGTAGAAATTACATCTACAAATGGTACAGCTGATATAATTCCATTGTATAATTCTGGATTCATATTTACAATTGCTCCCATTAATAAACCTCCTGCTGAACCTCCGCTTGCATATAAATGCTCAGCTGAAGTATAGTTATTTTCAATTAAATATTTTGAGCAATCAATAAAATCTGTAAACGTATTTTTCTTGTTCAGCATTTTACCATCTTCGTACCATTCTCTTCCTAGGTACTGGCTTCCACGAATGTGCGCCAATGCATATACAAAACCTCTGTCTAATAAACTTAAACGCGTTGTGCTAAAACTATCTGGAATTGTATAACCATAAGATCCATACGCATACTGTAATAATGGTGTGTCTTTACCTAATTTAGTATCTTTATGGCGTACAATTGAAACGGCAACCTTTTTTCCGTCTCTTGCTGTTACCCAAACACGTTCGCTTATATAATTTGCTTTATTAAATTTACCTCCAAGTACTTCTTGTTCTTTTTTAACGTCTTTAGATTTATCGCTCATATTAAAATCTACCACCGAGTTTGGTGTTGTCATTGATGTATATGAATATCTAATTACATCGGTATCAAATTCTGGGTTTCCATACACACCTGCTGCGTAGGTTTCTTCATCAAACGGTAAATAATAATCGGCTTTATTATCCCAACGTTTAATGCGAACTTTATTTAAACCTTCGTTTCTTTCTTCTAAAACTAAATATTCTTTAAAGATTGAAATGTCTTCCAATAATGTATCATCTCTATGCGGAATTACATCTACCCAGTTTTCTTTTGAAGTTTTTTCAACTGGCGTTTTCATCAACTTAAAATTAGTTGCGCCATCTTTATTGGTTTTTATGTAAAAATGATCTCCGTAATGTGCAATATCGTATTCTAAATCGCGCTCACGAGCTTGAATCATTTTTAATTCGCCATTAGGATTATCAGCATCTAAAACTTGGTATTCCGTAGAAACCGTTGCAGAAGAACCAATAACTATATATTTATCTGATTTTGTTTTGTAAACAAATGCGTTATATGTTTCGTCTTTTTCCTCAAAAACTAACTCATCTAATTTAGAATCTGATCCTAAAACGTGTTTATAAATTTTAGAACTACGCAACGTTATTGGATCTTTTTTAGCATAAAACAATGTTGTATTATCATTTGCCCAAGTAGAACCTCCTGTCGTATTTTCTATAATATCTTTATAAATTTTACCCGTTTCTAAATTTTTAATTCTGATAAAATATTGCCTTCTACTTACTGTATCTACTGCAAAAGAAGCTAATTTGTTATCTGGAGAAACACTTAAACCACCTAATTGAAAATAATCGTGCCCTTTTGCTTCATCATTTACATTAAACATGATTTCTTCAGTAGCTTCTAAATTTCCTTTTTTACGAGCGTAAATAGGATATTGTTGCCCTTTTTCATAACGCGTAATGTAGTAATAACCTCTATTTTTATAAGGTACAGAAGAATCGTCTTCTTTAATTCTACCTTTCATTTCTTGAAATAATGTTTCTTGAAAATCTTTGGTATACGCAGTTACTTTATCAAAATAAGCATTTTCTTCATTTAGATAATCATACACTTTTTGTGTCTGAGCATCTTTCTCTTTTGCATTTTTTTGTTCTTCAGAAAGACGCATCCAAAAGTAATTGTCTGTACGTTTGTCTCCGTGAATTTCTAATTCTTTGGGTTGCTTTTCTGCAACTGGTGGTGTAGCGTTATTGTCTTTCATTTCTTTCTTTTGCTCTTTTTTACAAGCGGTAGCAAAAATAAGACTAAAAACTGTAACTAATAGCAGTTGATTTTTCATTTCTTTTGGATTAGTTTATAATATCTTTAAAAATACAAATTTTAACTTAGAATAACTCAAATGAACTACTTTTAACATTATATGAGCTAAGTTCTTTTTTATAAAAAAGTATCTTTGTACTATGTTTAATTTAAATGTAGATTTTGATTTATGAAAAAGGAAAAACAACAGAAATCACTTACTAAAAGAATACTTAAATGGAGTGTTTCTATTCTTCTTATTGTATTAATTGCGTTAGTTGCAATTCCGTATGTATTTAAAGATAAAATTGTACAAATGGTAACCAATACCATTAACAATAATATAAATGCAACGGTTACTTTTAACGAAGCCGATTTAAGCTTTCTAAAAAGCTTTCCTTTAGCGAGTTTAACCGTTAATAATGTTTCGGTAGTAAACAAAGAACCTTTTGTTGGCGATACGTTATTCGTAGCTAAAACATTGAGTTTAGATATGAAAATTACTGAACTTTTTAAAAATGCAGATGAAACAATCGATTTAAAAAGTATTGCTACAGCTAACGGAAAAGTAAATATTATTTTAAATAAAGAAGGTCTTGGAAATTACTACATTGCTTTAAAAAATGAAACACAAGAAAGCACAGCAGAAAACAACAGTTCTTTTTCATTTAATATTCAAGATTATAAAGTAGATAATTTACAGTTTAATTATTTAGATAGAAGCACTAACACACAGTTACAATTAGACAGTATTTACCATACAGGAAAAGGAAATTTTGCTGATGATATTCTAGATTTAGACACAAAATCAACTGCAAAAGTTTCGTTTAATTTAGACAAGGTTAACTATATAAATAATGTAGCCGTTTCTTTGGATGCCGTTATAGGAATTGACCTAAAAAACGCTAAATATACTTTTAAAGAAAACACAGGTTATATAAACCAATTACCTTTAGAATTCAATGGTTTTATTCAACTTGTAGAAGAAGGTCAATTGTACGATATTAGTTTTAAAACACCAACTTCATCCTTTAAAAATGCGTTAGCTCTATTGCCTTCTCAGTATTCTGGTAATTTAAAATCGATTAAAACCGAAGGGAATTTTGACCTAAATGGTCTTGTAAAAGGAACCTATTCTAAAAATACAATTCCAACGTTAGATATTTCATTTTCATCTAACAATGCTATGTTTAAATATGCCGATTTACCAAAATCGGTTAAAAATATAAACATCAATTCTAAAATAATTAACAAAACAGGGAATTTAAAAGACACCTATGTAAACGTTAATAAACTGAATTTTAAAATTGATGAAGATGTCTTTTCTGCAAATGGAAATGTTAGTAATATTACTACAAACCCAAAGGTTAAT of the Tenacibaculum todarodis genome contains:
- a CDS encoding S9 family peptidase, yielding MKNQLLLVTVFSLIFATACKKEQKKEMKDNNATPPVAEKQPKELEIHGDKRTDNYFWMRLSEEQKNAKEKDAQTQKVYDYLNEENAYFDKVTAYTKDFQETLFQEMKGRIKEDDSSVPYKNRGYYYITRYEKGQQYPIYARKKGNLEATEEIMFNVNDEAKGHDYFQLGGLSVSPDNKLASFAVDTVSRRQYFIRIKNLETGKIYKDIIENTTGGSTWANDNTTLFYAKKDPITLRSSKIYKHVLGSDSKLDELVFEEKDETYNAFVYKTKSDKYIVIGSSATVSTEYQVLDADNPNGELKMIQARERDLEYDIAHYGDHFYIKTNKDGATNFKLMKTPVEKTSKENWVDVIPHRDDTLLEDISIFKEYLVLEERNEGLNKVRIKRWDNKADYYLPFDEETYAAGVYGNPEFDTDVIRYSYTSMTTPNSVVDFNMSDKSKDVKKEQEVLGGKFNKANYISERVWVTARDGKKVAVSIVRHKDTKLGKDTPLLQYAYGSYGYTIPDSFSTTRLSLLDRGFVYALAHIRGSQYLGREWYEDGKMLNKKNTFTDFIDCSKYLIENNYTSAEHLYASGGSAGGLLMGAIVNMNPELYNGIISAVPFVDVISTMLDESIPLTTGEFDEWGNPKDKEYYDYIKSYSPYDQVKAQTYPNMLVTTGLHDSQVQYWEPAKWVAKLRELKTDDNLLMMHTNMEAGHGGASGRFDALKEVARDYTFFLALENKIDKVKVKL